GAGCTTTTAGAGGCCCACCTCCTGGTGGAAAACCTCCTGGCCCTCTCCCGCCTCGAGGCCCGCACCCCCCAGTGGAAAACCCTGAACCTCCGGGCCCTGGCCGAGGATCTCCTCCTGCGCTACCAGGAGGAGGCGGCAAGGCGGGGGCTCGGCCTTGCGGTGGAGGGAGCAGGCCTGGCCCGGGGGGAGCGGCCCCTTTTGGAAAGGGCCCTGGCCAACCTTCTGGATAACGCCCTCCGGCACGCCAAGACCCAGGTGCGCATCTGGGTGGAGGAGGGAGCCTTGCAGGTGGAGGACGACGGGGATGGGCTTCCCCTGCCCCTCGAGGCCCTGGCCCAGCCCTTCCGCCAGGGCCATGGGAACCGGGGAAGCTCGGGGCTCGGCCTCTACACCGCCAAGCGGGTGGCCGAGGCCCACGGGGGAAGGCTTCTTTCCTGCAAGGGCCCCTTGGGCGGGGCGTGTTTGCGCCTGGAGCTCCCCTCGGGCAAGGAGCTTTAGTCCATCACCGGGGGGATCTGCCGCACCCAGAGGATGTAGGAGAGGTGCTCCAGGTACCTCAGGGGAACCTCGGAAAGGGGCCGGTCCACCTCCAGGCTCATCATGGCCTCCCCACCCCGCTTCTTGCGGCTTACCGTGAGGTAGGCGATGTTGACCTCGTCATCGGCCAGGATCCGGGCCACCCGGGCCACCACGCCCGGGGTATCCACGTTGCGGATCACCAAGGTGGGAGCGGCCCCAGTGATGCGCACCTCAAAGCCATCCAGGTCAAAGATGCGCACCAACCCCCCTCCCAGGGAGCTACCCGTAACGGTGATGCGCTCCTGCTCCCCCTCCAGGACCATGCGCACGGTGTTGGGGTGCACATCCCCTAGCTCCACCGCCTTGAAGACCACCTCGAGGCCCTCCCTTTCCGCCAGAGAGAGGCTCTCCTTAAGCCGCTCGTCGTCGGGCTTGAAGCCCAAGACCCCTGCCACCAGGGCCAGGTGGGTGCCGTGGCCCTTTCCCGTTTTGGCAAAGGAACCATGCAGGCCAAACTCCACCCGCTTGGGTCTCTCCCCCAAAAGGTGGCGGGCCAAAAGGGCCAGGCGGCAGGCCCCGGCGGTGTGGCTGGAGGAAGGCCCCACCATCACCGGGCCGATCATGTCCAAAAGACCCATGCCTGTAGAATAACCCCATGCGCACGTTCCTGACCCGGGCCATCGGCCTCCTCTTGGCCATGGGACTCCCGGTTCTGGGCCAAAGCCTGGTGGTCCCGAAGGAGGTCCAGGTGGGGCGGTCCGTGGTTTTGGAGGGTAGGGACCTGCCCGAGGGGCGCTTCCCCCTGGTGCTGGAGGGGCCGGAAGGTCAGCAGACCCTGGAGGTGGAGGTCCAGAAGGGAAGGTTCCAGCTGGAGCTAAGCCCCAAGGCCCCCGGGGAGTACCGCATCCGACTTTCCCTTCCCGCCGGTGCCTTGGAAGCCCGCTTCACCGCCCTTGCCCCCACCACCCCCGAGCTAACCCAGGAGGGCCTTAAGCTCCCCTGGGGCCTCCTGGCCCTGCCCCCGGGGGACTGGTTGGGCCCTTTGGTCCAGGGGGATAAGGTGTTCGTGGCCCAGGGGATTTTGGTGGTGGAAACCAGCCTCAAGGGGGAAACCCTGTCCTTTCACTTCGCCCCCGCCCGCATCCTGGCCCTCCGCCCAGGCCCCGAGGCCCTCCTACAGGGGGACTGGGTCCTGCCCATCCCCTTCCCCCGGGTGCCCTTTGAGGGGAAGGAGGAGGATTTAGAGGTCCTGGGCTCCCTCTTGGAAGCTCTGAAGCCCCCGAAGCCCTGGCCTTACTTCGCCTACTGGACCCAAGACCCCGCCACCCTGACCCCGGAGGACCTCATGGCCTACGGCCAGGACCTCCTGGCCCGGGGACACAGGCCGGAACTCTTCTTCGGCCAGGCGGAGGTGGCCCGCATGGCGGAGGCCTCCAGCTCCCTGCGGCAGAAGGATCCCGAAAAGGCCCTTCTCCTGGCCCAGACCCTTCTCCGCTACACTCCCCTTTTCCCCGGTTCGTTGGCCTTTTTTAGGGAAACGGCCCTGTACCTCGAGGCCCACGGGTACCCTGCCCAAGCCTTGCGCTTCCGCGAAGCAGAGAAACTCCTAAGGGCCTGGCTTCCCCCGCAGCTTACCCTGCTTCCCCCTGCCCTTTGGACCCTGGGCCTGGCCTACCTGACCCTCATGCTCTACCTCTTCCTCTTCTACCTGCCCGCCCAGCTAAAGGACCTGAAGCCCCTTGGCGGCTACTTGGGCGGATTCTGGAAGCACCCACTCCTGCGCTTCAGGCACCTCCACCTGGCCTACGCCAGCCTGGGGGAACGGGTCCTGGCCCTGGCCCTCTTCCTAGCCCTCGGCCTGGGCCTCCTCCTCCAGGGATTGGACGCCCGGGTGCGGGGGGAGCTTTTCACCCCCCCCTTGGACCAGGGGACCCTCCGCACCCAAAAAGCCCAGGACTGGCTGCGCACCCTGCCCTCCACCCCTGAGGCCAAGGCCCTTCTGGGCTACGCCCTCCTTTCGGAGGCCCCCAAGGAGGCCCTGGGCCTCCTGAAGGAAGCCTCCTTGCCCTTCGCCTTGGCCCTCAGGGGGGACGAGGCCTCCTTGGCCCAAGCCTACCGCCGAGCTCCCCACGAGGGCCCCATCCGCACCGCCTTGGGGCTGGGCCAGGACCCCTGGGGAGCCAGGGAGCCAGGCCCCAGCTTGCGAAGCCTTTACCTGGCCCTCCTCCAGGTGGAGCTCAAGCGCCTCCAAGAGGATCCCTTCCGGGGATTCCTGCGCCTGGGCATTCCCCTTCCTGAAGGGGTGAGGCCCTGGGCCTTCGCCGGATTCTGGCTCCTTCTCCTCTACCACCTCCTCACCTTCCTCTTACCCCGGCGCAGGACCCCGGTCCCCCCCTCCTGGGCCCTGGGGGTGCGCCTTCTGGTGCCGGGAAGCCTGGGGTTCTCCTCGGGGCTAGGCCTCGTCCTCCTCCTCCTTTTCGCCTACGGGCTTTTTGCCGTGCTGGAGGGCAAGACACCCACCTTCCTGATCCTGGCCTACGGGCTCCACCTCCTGGTGCTGGTCCTTAGCCTGAGGAGGCCCAGATGATCCTCCCTCCCATCCCCACCCCCTTCGACCGGGAAGGTCGCCTGGACGTGGGGGCCTTTCGGGAACTGGCGGAAGCCCTGGAACCCCTGGTGGACGGGCTTCTCATCTACGGCTCAGGCGGGGAAGGCGTGCACCTCACCCCCGAGGAGCGGGCCAGGGGGCTTCGGGCCTTAAAACCCCGGAAGCCTTTCCTGGTGGGCCTCATGGAGGAAACCCTACCCCAGGCGGAGGGGGCCCTCCTCGAGGCCCAAGAGGCAGGCGCCATGGCCTCCCTGGTCACGCCTCCCCGGTACCACCACGCCAGCCTGGGCGAGGGGCTGGTGGCCTACTACCAGGCCCTGGCGGAGAGGATGCCCGTGTTCCTTTACCACGTGCCCCAGAACACCAAGGTGGACCTCCCCCTTTCTGCGGTGGAAGCCCTGGCCCAACACCCCAGGATCATGGGAATCAAGGACTCCAGCGGCGACCTTTCCCGCCTGGCCTTTTACCAAGCCCATCTAAGGGATTTCCGGGTCTTCACCGGCCACGCCCCCACCCTCCTGGGGGCTTTGGCCCTGGGGGCGGAAGGGGGCATCCTGGCGGCGGCCAACCTGGCCCCCAGGGCCTACCGCACCCTCCTGGAAACCTTCCGGGCCGGGCGCCTGGCGGAGGCCCAGGCCCTGCAAAGGAGGCTCTTCCCCTTGGGGAGCCTCCTCGCCCAGGGCGGGGTACCCCTCCTCAAGCAAGCCCTCCGCCACCTGGGGCTGCCTGCCGGGTATCCCAGGCCCCCCTATCCCCCGGAAAGCCCCCTTTGGCCCAGGTTCCTTCCGGTTTTGGATAAGCTGAAGGAGGAGGGATGGATTCTATGAGAAAGGTCGCCCTGCTAGTCATGACGCTAGGTTTTCTGGCCGCCTGCGCCCCGCAAACCCTCACCCCAGAAGCCCGTTTCCTGGGGGCGGAGATCCGGGGTTTTGAGCTAAGCCCGGAGCCAGCCCTCCTCCTGGGAATCAGGGTGGGTTTCCAAAACCCCAACCCCTTCCCCTTGCCCCTTTCCACCTTCGGCACCCGGCTGCGGGTGGGAGAGGTGGCGGTGCCCTTGGACCTCACCCTCCCCCCGGGAAACAAGGAGGAGGTCCTCTTGGTGCGGCTTACCCCCAAGGGGGCCCTCTCCACCGCTCAAGCCCTCCTTTCCCGGGAGGGGGTGGAGGTGGCCTTGGAAGGCCGCACCCTGGGCCAAAGCCTCACCTTCTTCCGCACCCGGCTGGCCTTTCCCCTGGAGCCACCAAGGGTGCGCCGGGTAGGAGTGAACTTCTTCCTGGAAAACCCTAACCCCTTCCCCCTCAAGGTGGAAGGGAGCCTGGTTCTCCTGGGCCAGAGCTTCCGGGTGCAGGTGGATCTACCCGCCCGGGGCGAGGGCCGGCTTCAGGTGGTGGGCTTCCGGCCTGGCCTGGAACGGGGCACAGGGAGGTTGGAGCTCACCCTCGAGGTCCCGGGCTTTTTCCGCCAAAGCCTGGTCCTGGCCCTCTAAAGCCTAAAGCCCAAGGGCAAGAGCTCCTCCAGGGTTCTCACCACGTACCCCTCGGGCCCGTGCATGACCACTTCGGCCCCGGGGGCAGCGAACTCCAGGAGCACCTGGCGGCACCCCCCGCAAGGGGGGATGGGGCCCTTGGGGCTATAGATGTGCACCCGGTCTATCCGCCTCTTCCCCGCCAGGACCATGGCGGCCACCGCATTGCGCTCCGCACACTGGGAAAGGGGAAAGGAAGCGTTTTCCACGTTGACCCCCAAAAACTCCTCCCCCTCCGCCTCCACCAGGGCCACCACGGGAAAGCCGGAGTAAGGGGCGTAAGCCCGCCCCACATGGGCCTTAAGGACGGCCCTAACCCT
This is a stretch of genomic DNA from Thermus neutrinimicus. It encodes these proteins:
- a CDS encoding sensor histidine kinase, coding for MSLRARLALVIALLAFLPNLVLALTLGLMGEGPWLPLALWLLLIALVSGAVGYFLARSLLRPLEELTRALAYLSLKEGPVDQLKLPSPKEPPPREIALLRARFGELLQRLQRLMEAREAFYGALAHDLKTPLLSAIRALEYLEKADHLGREKRVELLWALRRELLEAHLLVENLLALSRLEARTPQWKTLNLRALAEDLLLRYQEEAARRGLGLAVEGAGLARGERPLLERALANLLDNALRHAKTQVRIWVEEGALQVEDDGDGLPLPLEALAQPFRQGHGNRGSSGLGLYTAKRVAEAHGGRLLSCKGPLGGACLRLELPSGKEL
- the sdaAB gene encoding L-serine ammonia-lyase, iron-sulfur-dependent subunit beta — translated: MGLLDMIGPVMVGPSSSHTAGACRLALLARHLLGERPKRVEFGLHGSFAKTGKGHGTHLALVAGVLGFKPDDERLKESLSLAEREGLEVVFKAVELGDVHPNTVRMVLEGEQERITVTGSSLGGGLVRIFDLDGFEVRITGAAPTLVIRNVDTPGVVARVARILADDEVNIAYLTVSRKKRGGEAMMSLEVDRPLSEVPLRYLEHLSYILWVRQIPPVMD
- a CDS encoding dihydrodipicolinate synthase family protein, with the protein product MILPPIPTPFDREGRLDVGAFRELAEALEPLVDGLLIYGSGGEGVHLTPEERARGLRALKPRKPFLVGLMEETLPQAEGALLEAQEAGAMASLVTPPRYHHASLGEGLVAYYQALAERMPVFLYHVPQNTKVDLPLSAVEALAQHPRIMGIKDSSGDLSRLAFYQAHLRDFRVFTGHAPTLLGALALGAEGGILAAANLAPRAYRTLLETFRAGRLAEAQALQRRLFPLGSLLAQGGVPLLKQALRHLGLPAGYPRPPYPPESPLWPRFLPVLDKLKEEGWIL
- the cdd gene encoding cytidine deaminase — its product is MERVRAVLKAHVGRAYAPYSGFPVVALVEAEGEEFLGVNVENASFPLSQCAERNAVAAMVLAGKRRIDRVHIYSPKGPIPPCGGCRQVLLEFAAPGAEVVMHGPEGYVVRTLEELLPLGFRL